From a single Glycine soja cultivar W05 chromosome 19, ASM419377v2, whole genome shotgun sequence genomic region:
- the LOC114397940 gene encoding receptor protein kinase-like protein ZAR1: MSTMPMHHLLISFLIFSLTPTPTTSLNSDGLSLLALKAAVDSDPTGVLSSWSETDGTPCHWPGVSCSGDKVSQVSLPNKTLSGYIPSELGFLTSLKRLSLPHNNFSNAIPPSLFNATSLIVLDLSHNSLSGSLPTELRSLKFLRHVDLSDNSLNGSLPETLSDLTSLAGTLNLSFNHFSGGIPASLGNLPVSVSLDLRNNNLTGKIPQKGSLLNQGPTAFSGNPGLCGFPLQSACPEAQKPGIFANPEDGFPQNPNALHPDGNDQRVKQHGGGSVAVLVISGLSVAVGAVSLSLWVFRRRWGGEEGKLGGPKLENEVDGGEGQEGKFVVVDEGFELELEDLLRASAYVIGKSRSGIVYKVVGVGKGSSSAAGAANVVAVRRLSEGDATWRFKEFESEVEAIARVRHPNVVPLRAYYFAHDEKLLITDFIRNGSLHTALHGGPSNSLPPISWAARLKIAQEAARGLMYIHEFSGRKYIHGNIKSTKILLDDELHPYVSGFGLARLGLGPTKSTTMAPKRNSLNQSSITTAISSKVAASSNHYLAPEVRFTGGKFTQKCDVYSFGIVLLELLTGRMPDFGPENDDKVLESFVRKAFKEEQPLSDIIDPALIPEVYAKKQVIAAFHIALNCTELDPELRPRMKTVSESLDHIKI; the protein is encoded by the exons ATGTCAACAATGCCAATGCACCATCTTCTCATTTCCTTCCTTATCTTCTCTCTCACTCCTACTCCGACAACCTCCCTCAACTCCGACGGCCTCTCCCTGCTTGCCCTGAAAGCCGCCGTGGACTCCGACCCCACCGGAGTTCTTTCCTCCTGGTCGGAAACCGACGGCACCCCATGCCACTGGCCGGGAGTCTCCTGCTCCGGCGACAAAGTAAGCCAAGTTTCCCTCCCAAACAAGACCCTGAGCGGTTACATCCCCTCCGAGCTGGGCTTCTTAACCTCCCTCAAAAGACTAAGCCTTCCCCACAACAACTTCTCAAACGCGATTCCCCCTTCTCTCTTCAACGCCACGTCACTCATCGTTCTCGACCTCTCTCATAACTCTCTCTCCGGTTCCCTCCCTACAGAGCTTCGCTCCCTCAAGTTCCTCCGCCACGTGGACTTATCCGATAACTCCCTCAACGGTTCCCTCCCCGAAACCCTCTCCGATCTCACCTCCCTCGCCGGaaccctcaatctttccttCAACCACTTCTCCGGCGGGATTCCGGCGTCCCTCGGTAACCTTCCGGTGTCCGTCAGCCTTGACCTCCGCAACAACAACCTCACTGGGAAAATCCCACAGAAAGGGTCCCTTTTGAACCAGGGTCCCACCGCGTTTTCTGGTAACCCTGGATTGTGCGGGTTCCCGTTGCAGAGCGCTTGCCCTGAAGCGCAAAAGCCTGGAATTTTCGCGAACCCTGAAGATGGGTTCCCTCAGAACCCTAATGCGCTTCACCCTGATGGGAATGATCAGAGAGTGAAGCAGCACGGTGGCGGGTCTGTTGCTGTTCTTGTTATCTCCGGGCTCTCCGTAGCGGTTGGGGCGGTTTCGCTTTCTTTGTGGGTTTTCCGGCGACGGTGGGGCGGCGAGGAAGGGAAATTGGGAGGGCCAAAGTTAGAAAATGAAGTGGATGGGGGAGAGGGGCAAGAGGGTAAatttgttgttgtggatgaagGGTTTGAGTTGGAGTTGGAGGATTTGCTGAGGGCGTCTGCGTATGTTATTGGGAAGAGCAGGAGTGGGATTGTGTACAAGGTTGTCGGTGTCGGAAAAGGGTCCTCCTCCGCGGCAGGGGCGGCGAATGTGGTGGCTGTTCGAAGACTCAGCGAGGGTGATGCCACGTGGCGGTTCAAGGAATTTGAGTCCGAGGTTGAGGCCATTGCCAGGGTTCGTCACCCCAATGTTGTACCTTTGAGAGCTTATTACTTTGCGCATGATGAGAAGCTGCTTATCACTGATTTCATTCGCAATGGAAGCTTGCACACTGCCTTACATG GTGGGCCTTCCAATTCATTGCCACCAATATCATGGGCAGCAAGGTTAAAAATAGCTCAAGAAGCAGCAAGgggcttgatgtatatacacgAGTTCAGTGGTCGAAAATATATCCATGGCAACATAAAGTCAACAAAAATATTGCTGGATGATGAGCTCCATCCATACGTGTCAGGTTTTGGACTTGCTCGGCTCGGTTTGGGCCCAACAAAGTCTACTACAATGGCACCAAAACGAAACAGCTTGAACCAGTCTTCTATAACAACTGCAATAAGTTCAAAGGTTGCAGCTTCCTCTAACCACTACTTGGCACCTGAGGTTCGCTTTACCGGTGGCAAGTTCACACAGAAATGTGATGTATATTCTTTTGGTATAGTGCTGTTAGAACTTTTGACAGGTAGGATGCCAGATTTTGGACCAGAAAATGATGATAAGGTACTAGAGAGTTTTGTAAGGAAAGCATTCAAGGAGGAGCAGCCATTGTCTGATATCATAGACCCAGCACTTATCCCTGAAGTTTATGCTAAGAAGCAAGTCATTGCTGCATTCCATATCGCTTTGAACTGCACTGAACTCGATCCAGAGTTGCGACCTAGAATGAAAACTGTGTCAGAAAGCCTTGATCACATCAAAATTTAg
- the LOC114400560 gene encoding transcription factor bHLH130-like, whose product MDSNSRYQVQQQHQHNSGLLRFRSAPPANLKQQGEAANNNGSAWEGSEPLLRFLNSGDTHDTTSSPTLREFVDNKVSNNSKPAKESSSPLSRMNSQQGYSTSMLPSRSTVTSAMMLGSMGKNQSAKSFDSNLLRQSSFPAGHFSNNISFQNGYDTMKGVGNYSGVNGNDGELSLSMNRMKNQISFSSISPSSSLGVLSPTSKIGTEGIRVTSTEDGRQGGSNGDARYFGPGFSYASWNEPSHHKRQRSSNDELLSDSQDGELGNQVQTLSHHLSLPRTSSDMFAMDSLLQFSDSVPCKIRAKRGFATHPRSIAERVRRSRISERIRKLQELVPNMDKQTSTAEMLDLAVDYIKDLQKEFKTLNDKRAKCKCINMQKSEADQVA is encoded by the exons atgGATTCGAATTCGCGCTACCAAGTTCAGCAGCAACACCAACACAATTCTGGGTTACTTCGATTTCGTTCTGCCCCTCCCGCAAATCTCAAACAACAAGGCGAAGCTGCCAATAATAATGGGAGCGCGTGGGAGGGTTCTGAACCGCTTTTGAGATTCTTGAATTCCGGGGACACCCATGATACGACGTCGTCGCCTACCTTACGAGAATTCGTGGATAATAAGGTTTCTAATAATAGTAAACCTGCGAAGGAGTCATCATCACCTCTGAGTCGCATGAATTCCCAACAGGGTTATAGTACTTCTATGTTACCCTCTCGGAGTACTGTAACTTCAGCTATGATGTTGGGTTCTATGGGAAAGAATCAGAGTGCCAAAAGCTTTGATTCCAATCTTCTCAGGCAAAGTAGCTTCCCTGCTGGCCATTTCTCTAACAACATCTCCTTTCAGAACG GGTATGATACTATGAAAGGTGTTGGAAACTATAGTGGGGTCAATGGCAATGATGGTGAACTTAGTCTATCTATGAACAGAATGAAGAATCAAATAAGCTTCTCATCAATAAGTCCTTCTTCTTCCTTGGGAGTGCTATCACCAACTTCCAAAATAGGCACGGAGGGTATTAGGGTAACTAGCACTGAGGATGGGAGGCAGGGAGGGAGCAATGGTGATGCTCGATATTTTGGCCCTGGATTCTCCTATGCTTCTTGGAATGAGCCTTCACACCACAAAAGACAGCGAAGTAGTAATGATGAGTTACTTTCTGATTCTCAG GATGGAGAACTAGGAAATCAAGTTCAAACACTTTCGCATCATTTGAGTTTGCCAAGAACGTCGTCGGATATGTTTGCTATGGATAGTTTGCTTCAGTTTTCAGATTCTGTTCCTTGTAAAATCAGAGCTAAGAGAGGCTTTGCTACACATCCTCGAAGCATTGCCGAAAGG GTGAGAAGAAGTCGGATCAGTGAACGAATAAGAAAATTGCAAGAGCTTGTTCCAAACATGGACAAG CAAACTAGCACAGCAGAGATGTTGGACTTGGCTGTAGACTACATAAAAGATCTTCAGAAAGAATTCAAG ACTCTGAACGATAAACGGGCTAAATGCAAATGTATAAACATGCAGAAGTCAGAAGCAGATCAAGTTGCTTGA
- the LOC114399299 gene encoding protein POLYCHOME-like encodes MPQSRHRRVTVVDLAASLARRRVSFIFNEAPTLRTPPRTAAFGRGRARASPRSQNIPPSTARRGRGRVPLRSVLPAWFPRTPLRDITAVVQAIERRSARLGEVEGQRIGNTDPASDRLVSEPSEPASASASASAVKSPKSVGVKLRTPFGSKVPKIFLDISELPEHDESEALTPQKKLLDNIDQVEEAVREELNKLKRTPSAKKTEREKRVRTLMSMR; translated from the exons ATGCCCCAATCACGTCACCGTCGCGTAACCGTCGTCGACCTCGCCGCCTCCTTAGCCCGCCGCCGCGTCTCATTTATCTTCAACGAAGCTCCGACTCTCCGTACCCCTCCAAGAACCGCCGCCTTCGGTCGCGGAAGAGCTCGCGCTTCTCCCCGCTCCCAGAACATACCGCCATCAACTGCGCGACGTGGTAGAGGACGCGTTCCGTTACGCTCCGTGCTTCCGGCGTGGTTCCCTAGGACACCACTCCGTGACATTACTGCTGTCGTTCAG GCGATCGAGAGGAGAAGTGCGAGGCTAGGAGAAGTCGAAGGCCAGCGAATCGGAAACACTGATCCTGCTTCAGATCGTTTAGTTTCGGAACCTTCCGAACCTGCTTCTGCTTCTGCCTCTGCCTCTGCGGTGAAATCGCCGAAATCAGTTGGAGTGAAACTCCGAACGCCGTTCGGGAGCAAGGTCCCGAAGATCTTCCTCGACATATCCGAGTTACCGGAACACGACGAATCGGAGGCTCTGACGCCGCAGAAGAAGCTTCTCGACAACATCGATCAGGTTGAGGAAGCGGTGCGCGAAGAACTGAACAAGCTGAAGAGAACTCCGAGCGCGAAGAAAACAGAGAGGGAAAAGCGGGTTCGCACATTGATGTCCATGAGGTAA